In uncultured Bacteroides sp., one genomic interval encodes:
- a CDS encoding DUF262 domain-containing protein, protein MEYLQEMKQVSVSELLKEHSLVVPEIQREYVWGKNEYDILDTFLEDIIKGQKNIHEEESTPNPLQDLLEKATAEEKEAIQSLIDNSNSAKQTTNFMNIGFLYSYKPNYYISDEGKDAYLIDGQQRFTTLFLILFYLAITEHKVDKFKQLYRVKEDESKIAFDYRVRALTHNFIIDLITNTKTIDDLLGIRYKSWFLSNYNKDTTINAIVGDENTKGAFETIHKHLKAETINYFDFVSHNVKFWHFKTEETSQGEELYITMNSRGQQLADNETIRAILFKSEIAKKDPLKWSQLWEEWQDLFWKNRKENSNSADKGFNEFLACIAGLENLLTKTGKIYKKEDFDKFKQISSKDIIKQLDLDKIEKYINCLKMIVNEELTFKNQYINYSEWTNNCGKLVWNFFNVESTNWFADPKDTSRGTEHSRMFFLWSILLYSKNNERINRDEFFRVLRFSYVRYNNYDRSVSSISSVIDNIISNGFLNSGNLSVEEKLINSIINSKTDLDEIRKFEELIWEIEDHKFNLNGRDVSSVNISYLIDLNEDVSIKALENLKNKFYEIFPLNEENYLELQSVLLYYSSYWYQVSPYYYTNMKFSDWRYIIRGIKDNKAGALPAFSNFFKDFLKYKGSLTDFLNKKREKSIDWTKADSFRKKILWYNQHLKEAMWSQGNSIAFSNGQECSLPDWKSKDKVFNDHYILYNTKGNLKGGSPQKLYDLLPNDVKKQIKEAKRQ, encoded by the coding sequence ATGGAATATTTACAAGAAATGAAACAAGTTTCGGTTAGCGAGCTGTTAAAGGAGCATAGCTTAGTAGTTCCTGAAATACAACGAGAATACGTCTGGGGAAAGAATGAGTATGATATTTTAGATACGTTCTTAGAAGATATAATAAAAGGACAAAAAAACATTCATGAAGAAGAAAGCACTCCCAATCCTTTACAAGATTTATTAGAGAAAGCAACTGCAGAAGAAAAAGAAGCCATTCAATCATTGATAGATAATTCTAATTCTGCAAAACAAACTACTAATTTCATGAATATCGGCTTTTTATATTCATATAAACCTAATTATTATATAAGCGACGAAGGCAAAGATGCTTATTTGATTGATGGGCAACAACGTTTTACCACATTATTTTTGATATTATTCTATTTAGCAATCACAGAACATAAGGTTGATAAATTCAAACAGTTGTATAGAGTAAAAGAGGATGAGAGTAAGATTGCTTTTGATTATAGAGTAAGAGCCTTGACTCATAATTTTATAATAGATTTAATTACTAATACAAAAACAATCGATGATTTATTAGGAATAAGATATAAAAGTTGGTTTTTGTCCAATTACAATAAAGATACAACTATAAATGCAATAGTAGGAGATGAAAACACCAAAGGAGCTTTCGAGACAATTCATAAGCACCTAAAAGCTGAAACGATTAATTACTTTGACTTTGTAAGTCACAATGTGAAGTTTTGGCATTTCAAAACAGAAGAAACTTCTCAAGGAGAGGAATTGTATATTACAATGAATTCAAGGGGGCAGCAATTGGCAGATAATGAAACTATTAGAGCTATTCTTTTTAAATCTGAAATTGCAAAGAAAGATCCTTTGAAATGGAGTCAGTTATGGGAAGAATGGCAAGATTTATTTTGGAAAAACAGAAAAGAAAATAGTAATTCTGCCGATAAAGGATTTAATGAGTTTCTGGCATGTATTGCTGGTTTAGAGAACTTGTTAACTAAAACCGGTAAGATTTACAAGAAGGAAGATTTCGACAAGTTTAAACAGATTAGTTCTAAAGATATTATAAAACAATTAGATTTAGATAAAATCGAAAAGTATATTAATTGTTTGAAGATGATTGTCAATGAGGAATTGACATTTAAAAATCAATATATAAACTATTCAGAATGGACTAATAATTGCGGAAAATTAGTTTGGAATTTTTTTAATGTCGAATCCACAAACTGGTTTGCAGATCCAAAAGATACTAGTAGAGGAACAGAGCACAGTAGAATGTTTTTTTTGTGGAGTATATTATTATACTCAAAAAATAATGAAAGGATAAACAGAGACGAATTCTTTAGAGTATTAAGATTCAGCTATGTTCGCTACAATAACTATGATCGTTCTGTATCTTCCATATCAAGCGTGATAGACAATATAATTAGTAACGGATTTCTAAACTCAGGAAATCTTTCTGTTGAGGAAAAATTGATAAATTCAATCATAAATTCAAAAACTGATTTAGATGAAATCCGTAAATTTGAAGAATTGATATGGGAAATAGAAGATCATAAATTTAATTTGAACGGACGTGATGTTAGTAGTGTAAATATTAGCTATCTGATAGATTTAAATGAAGACGTATCGATTAAGGCACTTGAGAATTTAAAAAATAAATTCTACGAGATATTTCCATTAAATGAAGAAAACTATCTGGAACTTCAAAGTGTATTATTATATTATTCTTCATATTGGTATCAAGTTTCACCATATTATTATACGAATATGAAGTTTAGTGACTGGCGTTACATAATAAGAGGTATTAAAGATAACAAAGCAGGTGCTTTGCCTGCATTCTCAAATTTCTTCAAAGACTTCTTGAAATATAAAGGTAGCCTGACTGATTTCTTAAATAAAAAAAGAGAAAAAAGTATTGATTGGACAAAAGCTGATAGTTTTAGAAAAAAAATACTTTGGTACAATCAACACCTTAAAGAAGCGATGTGGTCACAAGGTAACTCGATTGCATTTTCAAATGGACAAGAATGTAGCTTGCCAGATTGGAAAAGTAAAGATAAAGTCTTTAATGACCACTATATTTTATACAACACAAAAGGAAACTTAAAAGGCGGTAGCCCACAAAAACTATACGATTTATTGCCCAATGACGTGAAAAAACAAATAAAAGAAGCAAAGAGGCAATGA
- a CDS encoding DUF4062 domain-containing protein, whose amino-acid sequence MAKLKVFISSVQSEFAKERERLFRYLQTDALLSNYFEPVIFEQLPASSQAPDKVYLEEVEHSHIYLGLFGQQYGFITETGLSPTELEYEHAIRHQLPCLAFIKGERSLVRDEKENLFIARIQTEHSYKRFENEEQLVSFVYGALIDVLKQKGLIQMTSFDETIQEQAQLDDISSDKIDNFLSIANYKRGFPIRQGTAKEKVLTHLNLLSSTGKLYNSALLAFGKNPQQFYPTAVTKCAHYHGVIVEKPIPDHKVFQGDVFQQVDQAVDFVLSKISVSVGLRDAATQAPIQYEIPRSVVSEAIVNAIAHRNYSSNGSVQVMLFADRLEIFNPGKLPPELSISKLKTDHGSYPANPKLAEPLYQAGYIERFGTGTGEIFRLLKDAGLREPLFDLGEGVKVIIWRPITGQVTGQATGQATGQATGQATGQVAEGIKRVILVLADEMKSAEIQEVLQMKHREYFRDTYLDPALNEGYVEMTFPNTPKHPNQKYRLTEKGQELKKQLEKRL is encoded by the coding sequence ATGGCAAAACTAAAAGTCTTTATAAGCAGTGTACAAAGTGAGTTTGCAAAAGAACGGGAACGTTTGTTCCGGTATTTGCAGACAGATGCTTTGTTGAGCAACTACTTTGAACCTGTTATTTTCGAGCAGCTACCTGCCAGCAGCCAGGCACCTGATAAAGTGTATCTGGAGGAAGTGGAACATTCGCATATTTATTTGGGCTTGTTTGGTCAGCAATACGGTTTTATTACAGAAACAGGCCTGTCGCCTACAGAGTTGGAATATGAACACGCCATACGGCATCAGTTGCCTTGCTTGGCTTTTATAAAAGGCGAAAGATCGCTTGTTCGCGATGAAAAAGAAAACCTGTTTATTGCCCGCATACAGACGGAACATTCCTACAAACGCTTTGAAAATGAAGAACAGCTCGTTTCTTTTGTTTATGGTGCTTTGATTGATGTGCTCAAACAAAAAGGGTTGATACAGATGACCTCGTTTGATGAAACAATTCAAGAGCAGGCTCAGCTCGATGATATCAGCTCTGACAAAATTGATAATTTCCTAAGTATTGCTAATTATAAACGCGGATTCCCCATTCGTCAGGGTACTGCAAAAGAGAAGGTCTTGACTCATCTGAATTTGCTAAGTAGCACAGGGAAGCTATACAACAGTGCTTTATTGGCCTTCGGGAAAAATCCTCAGCAGTTCTATCCTACTGCTGTAACTAAATGCGCTCACTACCACGGAGTCATTGTAGAGAAACCTATACCCGACCATAAAGTATTTCAGGGAGATGTATTTCAGCAGGTCGACCAGGCTGTAGATTTTGTGCTTTCAAAAATCAGCGTATCAGTAGGGTTGCGCGATGCCGCCACACAAGCTCCTATTCAATATGAGATACCCCGCTCCGTTGTTTCTGAAGCCATTGTAAATGCCATTGCCCATCGCAATTATTCAAGTAATGGTAGTGTACAAGTTATGCTTTTTGCCGACAGGCTGGAAATTTTCAACCCCGGAAAACTACCGCCTGAATTATCGATTTCGAAATTAAAAACTGACCACGGTTCTTATCCGGCAAATCCCAAACTGGCGGAACCTTTGTATCAGGCCGGTTATATTGAAAGATTTGGTACCGGAACAGGTGAAATATTTCGATTGCTTAAAGATGCGGGGTTACGAGAACCTTTATTTGATTTAGGAGAAGGAGTAAAAGTGATTATATGGCGACCTATTACCGGACAAGTTACTGGACAAGCTACTGGACAAGCTACTGGACAAGCTACTGGACAAGCTACTGGACAAGTTGCAGAAGGAATAAAAAGAGTAATTTTAGTACTCGCCGATGAAATGAAAAGTGCAGAGATACAAGAAGTATTACAAATGAAACACAGGGAGTATTTTCGCGACACTTATTTAGATCCGGCTTTAAATGAAGGTTATGTTGAAATGACCTTTCCTAACACACCAAAGCACCCGAATCAAAAATATCGTTTGACTGAAAAAGGGCAGGAACTTAAAAAACAATTGGAGAAAAGATTATGA
- a CDS encoding type I restriction endonuclease subunit R: MTTQTNEQALEAAIEKRLTGTCLEELKADKGNGTVVSERRPLYRSGNGYYIGSPDNFEAKYAIDTFHFWSFLEATQAEELAKLQRQSDWKLRILERLDRMIKKNGIISLLRKGLEVEDAHFTLFYQLPLASSSKSIKKNFESNQFSVTRQLRYSVINPREEIDMVLFVNGLPFSTMELKNHWTGQNAKVHGQNQYKLKRDITQPLLNFGRCIVHFAVDTDEVYMTTKLNGEDTFFLPFNLGNNFGKGNPVNPFGHKTAYLWDEIFTRRSIANIIQHFVRFDGKDKDPLSKKNLFFPRYHQLDVVRCLIADAASKGVGQTYLIQHSAGSGKSNSITWAAYQLIETYPESDSVPGSKGISNPLFDSVIVVTDRRLLDKQLRENIKEFSEVKNIVAPAFSSAELKKNLETGKRIIITTIQKFPYIVDGIADLSDKRFAVIIDEAHSSQSGSAADNMNRAMGNNGGEDEYPDPQDTILEVMRSRKMRGNASYLAFTATPKNNTLEKFGVQQEDGGFKPFHLYSMKQAIEEGFILDVLANYTTYKSFYEIEKSIEENPLFDTAKAQKKLKAYVERHEQTIATKAEIMVDHFITKLFISKKLKGKAKAIVATQSIESAIRYFFAIQQLLNSKGNPFKAAIAFSGKKTVDGIEYSEDSINGFPEKDTRDKFDEDEYRILVVANKYLTGFDQPKLTAMYVDKKLQGVLAVQALSRLNRSANKLGKKTEDLFVLDFFNSTEDIKTSFDPFYTATTLSKTTDVNVLHELKATMDNVGVYEWAEVEDFVEKYFRNVNAQELSPIIDVAADRFNDSLELEDDEKVDFKIKAKQFVKIYGQMASILPYEVVKWEKLFWFLKFLIPKLIIIDPTEDTFDALLNSVDLSTYGLQRVKLNTSIELDESETKLDPQNPNPRGAHGTEIEEDPLDIIIKSFNERWFQGWEVTPEEQRVKFVSLAKSMQAHPDFKAKFAENPDTQNREIAFKKIFDDVMSKQRKSELDLYRLIAKDEAFKIAMQDTLKRILSA; this comes from the coding sequence ATGACCACTCAAACCAACGAACAAGCGCTCGAAGCTGCCATTGAAAAACGCCTTACAGGAACTTGTCTTGAAGAACTCAAGGCGGATAAGGGAAACGGAACAGTAGTTTCCGAACGGAGACCGCTGTACAGAAGTGGTAATGGTTATTATATAGGCTCGCCCGATAATTTCGAAGCCAAGTATGCCATAGATACTTTTCATTTCTGGAGTTTTCTGGAAGCTACACAAGCCGAAGAGCTGGCTAAGTTGCAGCGTCAAAGCGACTGGAAGTTGCGCATATTGGAGCGGTTGGACAGGATGATTAAGAAGAATGGCATTATTTCTTTGTTGCGTAAAGGGCTGGAGGTGGAAGATGCTCATTTTACGTTGTTTTATCAGTTGCCCCTGGCAAGTAGTAGCAAATCCATCAAAAAGAATTTCGAGAGCAATCAGTTTAGTGTTACCAGGCAGTTGCGTTACTCCGTTATCAATCCACGCGAAGAGATTGACATGGTCCTTTTTGTAAATGGTTTACCTTTCTCCACCATGGAACTTAAAAACCACTGGACAGGGCAAAATGCAAAAGTTCATGGACAGAACCAATATAAACTAAAACGGGATATAACGCAACCACTTCTAAATTTTGGACGTTGTATTGTGCATTTCGCCGTAGATACCGACGAAGTATATATGACTACCAAACTGAACGGGGAAGACACCTTTTTCCTTCCGTTCAACCTGGGCAATAACTTTGGCAAAGGAAATCCAGTGAATCCTTTCGGGCATAAAACAGCCTACCTATGGGACGAAATATTTACCCGCAGGAGCATAGCCAATATCATCCAACATTTTGTACGGTTCGATGGTAAAGACAAAGACCCATTGAGCAAAAAGAACTTGTTCTTTCCACGGTATCACCAATTGGATGTGGTGCGGTGCCTGATAGCCGATGCGGCAAGCAAAGGTGTCGGACAAACTTATCTTATTCAACATTCAGCCGGTTCGGGGAAATCGAACTCCATCACCTGGGCAGCGTATCAGTTGATCGAAACCTATCCCGAAAGCGATAGTGTTCCTGGGAGTAAAGGCATCTCCAATCCCTTGTTCGACTCGGTCATTGTAGTTACCGACCGCAGGTTACTCGATAAACAGTTGCGAGAGAATATAAAGGAATTCTCGGAAGTCAAGAACATTGTAGCTCCCGCATTTTCTTCTGCTGAATTGAAGAAAAATCTTGAAACAGGAAAACGGATTATCATTACCACCATACAGAAGTTCCCGTATATTGTGGATGGTATCGCCGATTTGAGCGACAAACGTTTTGCCGTGATTATCGACGAAGCCCACAGCAGCCAAAGTGGATCGGCAGCCGATAATATGAACCGTGCAATGGGAAATAACGGAGGAGAAGATGAGTATCCCGACCCACAAGATACCATACTGGAAGTAATGCGATCGCGCAAAATGAGAGGCAATGCTTCTTACCTCGCTTTTACAGCTACTCCCAAAAACAATACATTAGAAAAATTTGGAGTACAACAAGAAGATGGAGGATTCAAACCCTTTCATCTTTACTCCATGAAACAAGCCATTGAAGAAGGGTTTATTTTGGATGTGTTGGCCAATTATACTACTTACAAAAGCTTTTACGAAATAGAGAAATCGATAGAAGAGAATCCGCTGTTTGATACTGCTAAAGCACAAAAGAAGCTCAAAGCATACGTTGAGCGTCATGAGCAAACCATTGCCACCAAAGCAGAAATAATGGTAGACCATTTTATAACTAAACTTTTCATTAGCAAAAAGCTAAAGGGCAAAGCAAAAGCCATTGTAGCTACACAAAGCATTGAATCGGCTATCCGCTATTTCTTTGCCATCCAACAGTTGTTGAACAGCAAAGGAAATCCATTTAAAGCTGCGATTGCTTTTTCGGGAAAGAAAACGGTAGACGGAATAGAATATTCCGAAGACAGTATCAATGGATTCCCCGAAAAAGATACACGAGATAAGTTTGATGAAGATGAATACCGTATATTGGTAGTGGCCAACAAATACCTGACCGGCTTTGACCAGCCCAAGCTAACGGCCATGTATGTTGACAAGAAATTGCAGGGCGTATTAGCTGTTCAGGCTTTATCAAGATTGAATCGCTCTGCAAATAAATTGGGTAAGAAAACAGAAGATTTGTTTGTGCTGGACTTCTTTAATTCTACCGAGGATATAAAAACATCCTTCGACCCTTTTTACACCGCTACCACGCTCAGCAAAACTACCGATGTAAATGTGCTACACGAATTGAAAGCAACCATGGATAATGTGGGCGTATATGAATGGGCGGAAGTAGAAGACTTTGTTGAAAAATATTTCAGGAATGTAAATGCACAGGAGTTGAGCCCTATTATTGACGTTGCTGCCGACCGTTTCAATGATAGTTTAGAGTTAGAAGATGATGAAAAGGTTGACTTTAAAATTAAAGCGAAACAGTTTGTGAAGATATATGGTCAGATGGCTTCAATTCTACCCTACGAAGTAGTAAAATGGGAGAAATTGTTCTGGTTCCTGAAGTTTCTTATTCCCAAGCTGATCATCATTGACCCAACAGAAGATACGTTTGATGCACTATTAAATTCCGTGGATTTATCAACTTACGGTCTTCAACGGGTAAAACTAAATACATCCATAGAATTGGATGAAAGTGAAACCAAACTTGACCCACAAAATCCAAATCCTCGCGGGGCACATGGTACAGAAATAGAGGAAGATCCATTGGATATAATTATCAAAAGCTTCAACGAACGTTGGTTTCAAGGTTGGGAAGTAACTCCCGAAGAGCAACGGGTAAAATTTGTTAGCCTTGCTAAAAGCATGCAAGCCCATCCTGACTTTAAGGCAAAGTTTGCAGAAAACCCCGATACACAAAACCGGGAAATTGCTTTTAAAAAGATATTTGACGATGTGATGTCCAAACAACGTAAAAGCGAATTGGATTTATATAGATTAATAGCCAAAGATGAGGCATTTAAAATTGCTATGCAAGATACCTTGAAGAGGATATTAAGTGCATAG
- a CDS encoding BT4734/BF3469 family protein yields the protein MNITQIRSLGEKKTQRMVKLETLLDNIKNEGKECLVTTMRHSLQIHSNTESNIYARKVPRILFAAGFKKESETQVMKQYNGLVLLEVNNLSGMDEAASVRHIASGFPQTKAAFIGSTGKTVKIIVPFTLPNGTLPQTYREAELFHAHAYRRAVLLYQSQIPFPITINKPSLEHSCRLSFDPELYVATHAQAIRQEQPTEMPAETTYQEAVQEESNPLQRLIPGYERSRTISTLFETSLSAALSETPGCSKEEGVKPLLVALANNCFKSGIPEEEVVNGAILHFGMKEKEVELRQTIHNAYLIGKNFGEKPCIRPEQSMAMKADEFMKRRYEFRYNTQTTEVEYRERNSFIFDFRPITDRALNSIALNAQFEGLQLWDRDVKRYVYSDRVPLFSPIEHYLSELPKWDGKDRIRALANTVPCDNPHWPNFFHRWFLCMTAHWRGTDKKHANSTAPLLVGPQGYKKSTFCLNIIPPQLRAYYTDSIDFSQKRDAELSLNRFALVNIDEFDQISAGNQAFLKHILQKPVVNTRKPHKTAVQELRRYASFIATSNHADLLTDESGGRRFICILLTGKIDDTQPINHEQLYAQAISELQSGERYWFNAEDEAILMNKNREFEQTPAAEQLFHQYYRPAEAGEESSELLAVEIFTQLQKKSGIKLTATRAIHFGRILRKLNIPSRRINGNAYYDVVERLV from the coding sequence ATGAATATAACACAGATTAGAAGCCTTGGAGAGAAGAAAACGCAACGTATGGTAAAGTTAGAGACTTTATTAGATAACATCAAAAATGAGGGTAAAGAGTGCTTGGTTACAACTATGCGACATTCTTTACAAATACATAGCAATACCGAAAGCAATATTTATGCAAGGAAAGTTCCTCGTATACTATTTGCAGCAGGATTTAAAAAAGAAAGTGAAACTCAGGTGATGAAGCAGTACAACGGACTGGTATTATTGGAGGTAAACAACCTTTCCGGTATGGATGAGGCTGCAAGCGTTCGCCACATTGCATCCGGTTTTCCACAGACAAAAGCAGCGTTTATCGGCTCTACGGGCAAAACTGTGAAGATAATTGTGCCATTCACCCTCCCCAACGGCACTTTGCCACAAACGTACAGGGAAGCGGAACTGTTTCATGCACATGCTTATCGTCGCGCAGTCCTGTTATATCAGTCGCAGATACCATTCCCTATAACAATAAACAAGCCGTCACTGGAGCATAGTTGCCGTCTCTCTTTTGATCCCGAACTATATGTAGCGACCCATGCGCAGGCCATCCGTCAGGAGCAGCCCACAGAAATGCCTGCCGAAACCACCTATCAGGAGGCGGTGCAGGAAGAGAGCAATCCTCTGCAGCGACTTATTCCGGGATACGAACGAAGCAGAACAATTTCCACGCTGTTTGAAACCTCTTTAAGTGCCGCACTAAGCGAAACTCCCGGCTGCTCGAAAGAAGAAGGAGTGAAACCCCTTCTGGTGGCATTGGCCAATAACTGTTTCAAGTCGGGCATTCCCGAAGAAGAGGTGGTGAATGGCGCAATACTTCATTTTGGAATGAAAGAAAAAGAAGTAGAATTGAGGCAAACCATTCACAACGCATATCTTATTGGGAAGAATTTTGGAGAAAAGCCTTGCATCCGTCCCGAGCAGAGTATGGCGATGAAGGCTGATGAGTTTATGAAGCGCCGTTACGAGTTTCGCTACAATACACAAACTACCGAGGTGGAGTACAGAGAGCGCAACTCATTCATCTTCGATTTCCGTCCCATCACCGACAGAGCATTGAACAGCATTGCCCTCAATGCCCAGTTCGAAGGTCTGCAACTGTGGGATAGAGACGTGAAACGTTACGTCTATTCAGACAGAGTTCCGCTATTTTCACCCATTGAACACTACCTTTCCGAACTTCCCAAGTGGGACGGGAAAGACCGTATCCGTGCTTTAGCCAATACAGTGCCGTGTGACAATCCGCATTGGCCCAACTTTTTCCACCGCTGGTTCCTCTGCATGACGGCCCATTGGAGAGGAACAGATAAAAAACACGCGAACAGCACAGCACCATTGCTCGTTGGTCCGCAGGGATATAAAAAGTCCACTTTCTGCCTCAATATAATTCCGCCACAGTTGCGTGCCTACTACACAGACAGCATCGACTTCAGCCAGAAGCGCGATGCCGAGCTCTCCCTCAATCGGTTTGCGCTGGTCAACATTGATGAGTTCGACCAAATTAGCGCAGGCAATCAAGCATTTCTGAAGCATATTCTTCAGAAACCGGTGGTGAACACCCGCAAACCCCACAAAACTGCTGTTCAGGAGCTTCGCCGTTATGCATCGTTCATAGCTACCAGCAATCATGCCGACTTGCTGACCGATGAATCCGGTGGCCGTCGTTTCATTTGCATCCTGCTAACCGGAAAGATAGACGATACACAACCCATTAACCACGAGCAACTCTATGCCCAGGCAATCAGTGAGCTGCAAAGCGGAGAACGCTATTGGTTCAATGCCGAAGATGAGGCCATACTTATGAACAAAAACCGTGAATTCGAGCAAACCCCAGCAGCTGAGCAACTCTTCCACCAATACTATCGCCCCGCAGAAGCAGGCGAGGAGAGCAGTGAACTTCTTGCTGTGGAGATTTTTACCCAGTTGCAGAAGAAAAGCGGAATTAAGCTAACCGCCACAAGAGCCATTCATTTTGGCCGTATCCTCAGAAAACTGAATATTCCTAGCCGAAGGATTAACGGGAATGCGTATTATGATGTTGTGGAACGGTTAGTTTAG